A window of Ipomoea triloba cultivar NCNSP0323 chromosome 2, ASM357664v1 contains these coding sequences:
- the LOC116011396 gene encoding probable beta-1,3-galactosyltransferase 2 isoform X1, whose product MSVKSRGGGGEGVSKSLISKKWTLLLCISSFCAGVFFTNRMWTVPESKGITITPSSETEGLKLISEGCGTKYLQPKDVKVSKDVFGEVSKTHHAIQTLDKTISNLEMELAAAKAAQESILSGSPMSEDGEKSGSSKRRKYFMVIGINTAFSSRKRRDSVRNTWMPQGEKRKKLEEEKGVVIRFVIGHGATVGGILDRAIEAEDKKHGDFLRLDHVEGYLELSAKTKTYFSTAVKLWDAEYYIKVDDDVHVNIGTLGETLARHRKKPRVYIGCMKSGPVLSQKGVRYHEPEYWKFGETGNKYFRHATGQLYAISKDLAAYISANQHVLHKYANEDVSLGAWFIGLDVHHVDDRRLCCGTPPDCEWKAQAGNICVASFDWTCSGICRSADRIKEVHRRCGEGEKVLWNAAF is encoded by the exons ATGTCTGTGAAGAGCAGAGGTGGAGGCGGAGAGGGGGTTTCCAAAAGTCTCATTTCTAAAAAATGGACGCTTTTGCTTTGTATCAGTAGCTTCTGTGCGGGAGTGTTCTTCACCAACAG AATGTGGACCGTTCCGGAGTCAAAAGGGATTACAATAACACCTTCATCTGAAACTGAAGGTCTGAAGTTGATCTCGGAAGGTTGCGGTACAAAATAT TTGCAGCCGAAAGATGTGAAAGTATCCAAAGACGTTTTTGGGGAAGTTTCTAAAACGCATCATGCCATTCA GACGCTAGATAAAACCATTTCGAATTTGGAGATGGAGTTGGCTGCTGCAAAGGCGGCTCAGGAATCAATTCTTAGTGGCTCTCCTATGTCGGAGGACGGTGAGAAGAGCGGTTCAtctaaaagaagaaaatatttcatGGTTATAGGAATAAACACTGCATTTAGTAGCAGAAAACGACGAGATTCAGTTCGCAACACATGGATGCCACAAG GTGAAAAGAGGAAGAAGCTGGAAGAAGAGAAAGGGGTAGTCATTCGCTTTGTAATCGGTCACGG TGCGACAGTAGGCGGTATTCTAGACAGAGCTATTGAAGCCGAGGATAAAAAGCATGGAGATTTCTTGAGACTG GATCATGTAGAGGGGTATCTTGAGCTGTCTGCCAAGACGAAGACTTATTTTTCCACTGCTGTTAAGCTATGGGACGCAGAGTATTACATAAAAGTAGACGATGATGTCCATGTAAATATAG GAACACTAGGCGAAACGCTAGCTAGACACCGCAAGAAACCACGAGTGTATATTGGGTGCATGAAATCTGGGCCTGTTCTATCTCAGAA GGGAGTAAGATACCATGAACCTGAGTATTGGAAGTTTGGGGAGACTGGAAACAAATATTTCCGTCATGCTACAGGACAGTTATACGCCATCTCGAAGGACTTGGCTGCATATATTTCAGCGAACCA ACATGTACTGCACAAATATGCTAACGAGGATGTCTCATTGGGGGCCTGGTTTATTGGGCTAGATGTGCACCACGTTGATGATCGGAGATTATGCTGTGGAACTCCCCCTG ATTGTGAATGGAAGGCTCAGGCGGGCAACATTTGCGTTGCTTCATTTGACTGGACGTGCAGCGGGATATGCAGATCAGCTGACAGGATAAAGGAAGTCCACAGGCGGTGTGGCGAGGGAGAGAAAGTCCTGTGGAATGCTGCTTTCTGA
- the LOC116008962 gene encoding transcription factor MYB101 has product MAPDGGGMKNGGGASGRTGGARQMLKKGPWTAAEDAILMEYVKKHGEGNWNAVQRNSGLMRCGKSCRLRWANHLRPNLRKGAFSPEEERLIVELHAKLGNKWARMAAQLPGRTDNEIKNYWNTRLKRRQRAGLPIYPQEIQPQNTYHHPNQILIQQTRSSRSSSPLSALLSAPPPPHHLPKPAAPYNPPPSIYDHMFDSPATLKSAPVATLQGHGSHFKFFSAPPGGLALTLAASSNKPGQFSSPVTPPLPKHFNAPLPIPSLPFSALHPFSAVFGGPSGANMQERPSIQTPVPAATPTTSSGITGSLYPAPSDDANDYEVLPGLPRSNSGLLEDLLHESHALARDVEKINKDSSDGKGKQKSTSDEYEALLGNPSPPAVHEQAVYSFGYEGESASAKESNSPVDDDILSLLDNFPLAVPVPDWYEDGKGGGDLVNGGAFNTMQGGGGATGVVGNHKEESKSSSTTTSESTLCWNNMPCIS; this is encoded by the exons ATGGCCCCGGATGGCGGAGGAATGAAGAACGGCGGCGGAGCGTCGGGGAGAACCGGAGGAGCGCGGCAGATGCTGAAGAAAGGGCCGTGGACGGCGGCGGAGGACGCGATTCTGATGGAGTACGTGAAGAAGCACGGCGAAGGGAATTGGAATGCGGTGCAGAGAAATTCTGGATTGATGAGATGCGGTAAGAGTTGCAGGTTAAGATGGGCTAATCATCTCAGACCTAATCTCAGAAAAGGCGCCTTTTCCCCCGAAGAAGAACGCCTCATCGTCGAGCTCCACGCTAAGCTCGGTAACAAATGGGCTCGCATGGCCGCTCAG CTGCCTGGAAGAACAGATAACGAGATCAAGAATTACTGGAACACGAGGCTGAAGAGAAGACAGAGAGCGGGATTACCTATATATCCTCAAGAAATTCAACCGCAAAACACATATCATCATCCAAACCAGATTCTAATACAACAAACTCGATCCAGCCGTTCATCGTCTCCGCTGTCAGCGCTTTTATcggctccgccgccgccgcatcACCTGCCCAAGCCCGCCGCCCCTTATAATCCCCCTCCGTCGATTTACGACCACATGTTCGATTCTCCGGCGACCTTGAAATCTGCTCCGGTGGCCACTCTGCAAGGCCACGGCTCTCATTTCAAGTTCTTCTCAGCCCCGCCGGGCGGCCTCGCTTTAACATTGGCGGCCTCGTCTAATAAACCCGGCCAGTTCTCCTCCCCTGTTACGCCGCCGTTGCCGAAACATTTCAACGCGCCGTTGCCGATCCCGTCGCTCCCGTTTAGCGCTCTCCATCCCTTCTCCGCCGTTTTCGGCGGCCCGTCGGGAGCCAACATGCAAGAGCGACCTTCAATCCAAACCCCCGTGCCGGCGGCCACTCCGACCACATCGTCCGGGATCACCGGGAGCCTTTACCCGGCGCCGAGCGACGACGCTAATGACTATGAAGTTCTCCCGGGCTTGCCGCGAAGCAACAGTGGGTTATTGGAGGATTTATTGCACGAATCTCATGCTTTGGCGCGCGACGTCGAGAAAATTAACAAAGATTCCTCGGACGGAAAAGGGAAACAAAAATCTACGTCGGACGAGTACGAAGCTTTGCTGGGAAATCCATCACCGCCCGCCGTCCATGAACAAGCAGTGTATAGCTTTGGCTATGAAG GCGAATCAGCTTCAGCCAAGGAAAGTAATAGTCCGGTGGACGACGATATATTGAGTCTTCTTGACAATTTTCCACTGGCTGTACCGGTTCCTGATTGGTACGAAGACGGGAAGGGCGGCGGCGATTTGGTGAACGGAGGAGCATTTAATACGATGCAGGGCGGCGGTGGTGCTACCGGCGTCGTGGGGAATCACAAAGAAGAGTCGAAATCGTCAAGCACGACAACCTCGGAGTCAACGTTGTGCTGGAATAACATGCCTTGTATTTCCTAG
- the LOC116011396 gene encoding probable beta-1,3-galactosyltransferase 2 isoform X2 codes for MSVKSRGGGGEGVSKSLISKKWTLLLCISSFCAGVFFTNRMWTVPESKGITITPSSETEGLKLISEGCGTKYPKDVKVSKDVFGEVSKTHHAIQTLDKTISNLEMELAAAKAAQESILSGSPMSEDGEKSGSSKRRKYFMVIGINTAFSSRKRRDSVRNTWMPQGEKRKKLEEEKGVVIRFVIGHGATVGGILDRAIEAEDKKHGDFLRLDHVEGYLELSAKTKTYFSTAVKLWDAEYYIKVDDDVHVNIGTLGETLARHRKKPRVYIGCMKSGPVLSQKGVRYHEPEYWKFGETGNKYFRHATGQLYAISKDLAAYISANQHVLHKYANEDVSLGAWFIGLDVHHVDDRRLCCGTPPDCEWKAQAGNICVASFDWTCSGICRSADRIKEVHRRCGEGEKVLWNAAF; via the exons ATGTCTGTGAAGAGCAGAGGTGGAGGCGGAGAGGGGGTTTCCAAAAGTCTCATTTCTAAAAAATGGACGCTTTTGCTTTGTATCAGTAGCTTCTGTGCGGGAGTGTTCTTCACCAACAG AATGTGGACCGTTCCGGAGTCAAAAGGGATTACAATAACACCTTCATCTGAAACTGAAGGTCTGAAGTTGATCTCGGAAGGTTGCGGTACAAAATAT CCGAAAGATGTGAAAGTATCCAAAGACGTTTTTGGGGAAGTTTCTAAAACGCATCATGCCATTCA GACGCTAGATAAAACCATTTCGAATTTGGAGATGGAGTTGGCTGCTGCAAAGGCGGCTCAGGAATCAATTCTTAGTGGCTCTCCTATGTCGGAGGACGGTGAGAAGAGCGGTTCAtctaaaagaagaaaatatttcatGGTTATAGGAATAAACACTGCATTTAGTAGCAGAAAACGACGAGATTCAGTTCGCAACACATGGATGCCACAAG GTGAAAAGAGGAAGAAGCTGGAAGAAGAGAAAGGGGTAGTCATTCGCTTTGTAATCGGTCACGG TGCGACAGTAGGCGGTATTCTAGACAGAGCTATTGAAGCCGAGGATAAAAAGCATGGAGATTTCTTGAGACTG GATCATGTAGAGGGGTATCTTGAGCTGTCTGCCAAGACGAAGACTTATTTTTCCACTGCTGTTAAGCTATGGGACGCAGAGTATTACATAAAAGTAGACGATGATGTCCATGTAAATATAG GAACACTAGGCGAAACGCTAGCTAGACACCGCAAGAAACCACGAGTGTATATTGGGTGCATGAAATCTGGGCCTGTTCTATCTCAGAA GGGAGTAAGATACCATGAACCTGAGTATTGGAAGTTTGGGGAGACTGGAAACAAATATTTCCGTCATGCTACAGGACAGTTATACGCCATCTCGAAGGACTTGGCTGCATATATTTCAGCGAACCA ACATGTACTGCACAAATATGCTAACGAGGATGTCTCATTGGGGGCCTGGTTTATTGGGCTAGATGTGCACCACGTTGATGATCGGAGATTATGCTGTGGAACTCCCCCTG ATTGTGAATGGAAGGCTCAGGCGGGCAACATTTGCGTTGCTTCATTTGACTGGACGTGCAGCGGGATATGCAGATCAGCTGACAGGATAAAGGAAGTCCACAGGCGGTGTGGCGAGGGAGAGAAAGTCCTGTGGAATGCTGCTTTCTGA
- the LOC116010098 gene encoding uncharacterized protein LOC116010098 has product MDGVLPGDVVLDSVEMWVQLHDLPMGYTSELIQEQIGNFLGKFVMCDDRFTGAPWLNFYRIRVALPVDKPIKRKMKLLKRDRTYSWVTFRYERLHNYCFFCGMLGHSYKFCLKARESTIPIDQYPFGADLRAGHSRGPRAVGEKWLVPVGGLPLPDAVPTPPSGSSADDAVGTVTGAVVEAEVVAVSKRRREGPPAALRRRGSGSSDVAMHDMSKNLHMAGSSSQARPSS; this is encoded by the coding sequence ATGGACGGCGTTCTACCGGGTGATGTAGTGTTGGATTCGGTGGAGATGTGGGTGCAACTCCATGACCTACCGATGGGGTATACATCCGAGCTGATTCAGGAGCAGATTGGGAATTTTCTCGGCAAGTTTGTTATGTGCGATGATCGTTTCACGGGGGCACCATGGCTTAACTTCTACCGCATCCGAGTAGCCCTTCCGGTAGATAAGCCTATTAAACGCAAGATGAAACTCCTTAAGCGTGATAGAACGTACAGCTGGGTGACATTCAGGTATGAGAGACTCCATAATTATTGTTTCTTTTGTGGCATGCTGGGGCACTCCTACAAATTTTGTCTAAAGGCGCGCGAGTCGACCATTCCGATCGATCAGTACCCTTTTGGCGCAGACTTGCGCGCCGGTCACAGTCGGGGGCCGAGAGCAGTAGGGGAAAAGTGGCTGGTTCCGGTAGGGGGTTTGCCGTTGCCGGATGCGGTACCGACGCCGCCTAGCGGTAGCAGCGCTGATGACGCAGTGGGTACGGTCACGGGGGCTGTGGTGGAAGCAGAGGTTGTTGCCGTGTCCAAGCGACGACGTGAAGGGCCGCCAGCTGCCTTACGTAGGCGGGGGAGTGGCAGTAGTGATGTTGCAATGCATGACATGTCAAAAAACTTGCACATGGCGGGTTCTAGTTCCCAGGCCCGCCCGTCATCATGA
- the LOC116010623 gene encoding probable membrane metalloprotease ARASP2, chloroplastic, which produces MIINLSSSPPASSSSSLASCLSRLASSKAPISEFPLRSKSQISKSSLHCSFSSLRLFKNGGRRKRFKLQAIGGLDFGGFEGAQSVLEAAGVLTAIIIVHESGHFLAAYLQGIHVSKFAVGFGPILAKFNSKNVEYSIRAFPLGGFVGFPDNDPDSDIPPDDKNLLKNRPIFDRVLVISAGVIANIVFAYVIIFTQVLSVGLPVQEAFPGVLVPDVRPFSAASRDGIIPGDVILGVNGIELGKTGPNLVSEVVDVIKNSPKRSVLLKIGRGEQNVNVYVTPDMNTDGTGRIGVQLTPNYKLSKVSPRNIFEVFSFSGREFWGLTYNVLDSLKQTFLNFSQSASKVSGPVAIIAVGAEVAKSNIDGLYQFAAVLNLNLAVINLLPLPALDGGSLALILIEAARGGRKLPLELEQRIMSSGIMFVIILGLFLLVRDTLNLDFIRDLL; this is translated from the coding sequence ATGATAATAAACCTCTCTTCTTCTCCccctgcttcttcttcttcttcgttagCTTCATGCCTCAGTAGATTAGCAAGTTCGAAGGCACCCATTTCAGAATTCCCTCTAAGAAGCAAATCCCAGATTTCAAAATCCTCACTTCACTGCTCTTTTTCTTCTCTACGCTTATTCAAGAATGGGGGGAGGAGGAAAAGGTTCAAGCTTCAGGCAATAGGAGGGCTGGATTTTGGTGGGTTTGAGGGTGCCCAGTCAGTTCTTGAGGCAGCTGGAGTGTTGACCGCTATCATCATAGTTCATGAAAGCGGTCACTTCTTGGCCGCTTATCTCCAGGGAATTCATGTAAGTAAGTTCGCGGTTGGGTTTGGTCCAATTTTAGCTAAGTTCAATTCCAAGAATGTGGAGTATTCAATTAGAGCATTTCCTTTAGGTGGTTTTGTTGGGTTCCCTGATAATGATCCTGATAGTGATATCCCACCAGATGATAAGAATCTGCTAAAAAATAGGCCTATTTTTGATAGAGTGCTTGTAATTTCAGCTGGAGTGATTGCTAATATAGTGTTTGCTTATGTTATAATCTTCACACAAGTCCTCTCAGTTGGATTGCCAGTGCAAGAGGCCTTCCCTGGTGTGCTGGTACCAGATGTTAGGCCATTTTCTGCGGCTAGCCGAGATGGCATAATCCCTGGGGATGTCATTCTAGGGGTTAATGGAATTGAACTTGGGAAAACTGGGCCTAATTTGGTGTCTGAGGTTGTTGATGTTATTAAGAATAGCCCGAAAAGAAGTGTGTTGCTTAAGATAGGGAGGGGAGAGCAAAATGTTAATGTTTATGTTACTCCTGATATGAATACAGATGGTACTGGTCGAATTGGAGTACAGTTAACCCCGAACTATAAGCTTTCGAAGGTTAGCCCTAGGAATATATTTGAAGTTTTCAGCTTCTCGGGGCGTGAGTTTTGGGGACTCACATATAATGTGTTGGACAGCTTGAAACAGACGTTTTTAAACTTCTCTCAATCTGCTAGCAAGGTTTCTGGTCCGGTTGCTATTATTGCTGTTGGTGCTGAGGTTGCAAAATCGAATATAGATGGTCTATACCAATTTGCTGCGGTTTTGAACCTTAACCTTGCAGTGATAAACCTTCTTCCTTTGCCTGCTTTGGATGGGGGTTCATTGGCTTTGATTCTCATAGAAGCAGCTAGGGGTGGGCGGAAGCTTCCTTTAGAATTAGAGCAGCGGATTATGTCATCTGGAATCATGTTTGTCATAATTCTTGGACTATTCCTTCTGGTGCGGGACACACTAAATCTTGACTTcataagggatttattgtga